The stretch of DNA CGGAGCAAGAGTTCCTCGCCCGCATCGTCGAGGTCGAGTACTTTGGCGTAGTCGGTGTCGAGGACGGTCGCCACCTGGCGGCTCGCGTCGTGCATGAGTTCGTCCAGATCGTCGGTCTCGAGGGCGAGCTGGCCGAGATCGGCGACGACCTGTTGCTGGCTAGCTCGGCGTTCGAGTTCGCGTTCGCGCGCCATGCGTTCGGAGACATCGCGACCGATGCCCGCAAGCGCCGGCTCGCCGCCAGGTGTCTCGACTCTCGAGGCGGCGAACTCGTAGGGAAGCTGCTCGCCTGCGCTGGTACGGAGCGTCGCCTCGAGTTGGACGCTCCCCGTTTCGAACCCCTCGGCGATCGCACTCGTGACGCGCTCGTGATCGTTGCTGTCGATAAAATCCAGAGCGGTCATCGACGCGACGTCCGAGTCCGAGTACCCCGTGATCTCACAGAGACTCTCGTTCCACCGGTGGAGCGTGCCGTCGGGGTCCAGCACGTAGAAAATGTCGTCGATGGCGTTGAGCACGCGATCGGTGTAGGCCTGATGATGCTCGAGACGCTGGTTCGACTCCGAAAGCTTCCTGTTGACCTCCTCAAGTCGGGTCACCGTCTCCTCGAGTTCCGTCTGCGTGGCTTGCAGTTCTCGGTTGCGTGCCTCGAGTTCGCGTGTTCGGGTTTTGGCCTTCGCATCGTAGATCCCGGAAGCGAAGCCGGCAACAGTGGCGAGTGCCGTCAGGATGAGGATCGTCGACAACTCGTCGACGACCTCGCCGGGCTGGAGGCTGTAGACGACGAGGACGGCGATCATTGCCGCGAAGCCGCTGAGACACCAGCCCGCGATCGTCGTGTAGAACACGGGGTCGATGTCGAACGTGGGCACTCGATAGCCTCCATAGAGGAGGACGGCCCCGGGACCGGCGATGAGCAGCGACGTAATGAACACGTTGCCAAGCGGCGTCCCCACTGTCAGTTCAGTGAGTGCCAACCCTGTTGCGAGCCCGACATAGAGGACGCCAAGGACGACGACGAGACGCCGTCCACCGACGACCGAGAGCGTGCGGTTCCAGGAAACCACTGATTCCATTCGGACGACGATGACCATTAGAATTGTGCCGTCTGGTATGACAGTACAGGACGTGCTACCGGCGAGACACCACTGGCAATCGACGGCCCGATATCATTGACTCGCTCACTCGGTGGCCACGAGCTTGTAGCCGCCGCCGTCGGTGTCGATCCCCTCGTCCGTCGGGCCCTCACCGTCTTCCGGCGGGTTCGGCGCACGTTCGGCGTAGTAAATCGCGCTGTCGATCACGCGCGGCGTACTCGAGACGATGCCGTCGTTGTCGACCGTCCAGACGATCTCGCCGGTGCGTTTCTCGAGCGCGTAGACTGTCCCTCCTCTCGAGCCAACCAGAACACGATCGTCGCAGACGGTCGGACAACCGTAGAGCCAGCCGTCCGTCTCGACCGACCAGTGGCGCTCGCCGGACTGGGCATCGAGGGCGTACAGGTTGCTGTCGTGACTGCCGATGAAGACCGTATCCAGCGTGGGATCGATCGCCGGCCCCGACATCACGAGATCCCCCGTCTCGAACGACCAGTCTTCGGAGCCGTCCTCGAGATCGACCCGGTAGACGCGGTGGTCCCACGAGCCGAAATAGGCTCCACCGTCGTAGGTCGCGATCGGCCCCTTGATCTCGCCGTCGTTATCGCGAGGCTCGGTTTCGAACGACCACTGGAACTCGAGGTCTGGATAGGACCATCCGTAGAGCACCCCGTCGTTCGAACCACACACGAGGCGACCGGCGGCGAGGTCGATCGCCGGCGTCGAGTGAGGGTGGTCGGTGGGCCGGCCCTCGGGATCTTCCCAGACGACATCCCCGGTTTCCGCGTCGACGACGAACGTGCTCCCCTCCGGATCGGGGTACTCGACTGCCACGACGAGCCGTCCGTCGTGATACAGCGGGCTCGAGCCGATCGAGCCGCCGAGTTTCGTCTGCCAGTCGATATTGCCCGTCTCAGCGTTGACGGCGTAGCACACGCCGTCGTACGCGCCAACGTAGACGCGACCGTCGGCGACCGCCGGCGTGCCGTGGATCCCTCTCCCCTCGGTGTCCGTCCCGGTTCGCCAGCGCTCCTCACCGTCGGCGTCGAGGGCGATGAGATAGCCGGTGTCACCCGGGAAGACGACCCCGTCGTCCGGAAGCGGGACGGCGCTGGCCTTCGCTGCAGTGTGCGACCCCGTGTTGAGTTCGTCGAACCGCCAGTCCTGTGTCACCTCGTCGGGTACCGTCGCGTCGGGGTAGTAGCCCCACCGCTCGAGCGAGTGTCTGAACTGGGCGACGCCGCCGGGAACGGTCTGCTCGAGGCCGGTCTCGGCGAGGGGGATCTCGTCGGTTCTGCCTGCCCCGCCTTGGCCGAGACAGCCTGCGAGCCCGGCGATCGATACCGTCGCGCCGCCGACCGCCTGCAGCACCTGCCGGCGACTGTGGCTTGTCCGTCGTCGCCGGTCGGTCACGTGCGAGTCGTCCGTCATCGTCACGACGCTCACGCCCGAGAAGCACCTGCTTTGTGTTTTGTCGACACGTCGCCGGAACGAGAGATTCGCCGGCTACACTGTCACTACCGGTCGATCGCGCCCTCTCCCGTTCGGGTAGAGGGTGGTGGGGGACGGCTACTCGAGTTCGTTGATCATGACGACGGCCTCGCCGTCGATGACCGTCTCGTCGCTCTCGTCGACGACCGTCGTGTGCAGCCGGAACCGATCGTCGCCGAGGTCTTCGATGATCTCACACGCTGCCGTGACCGTCTCACCGATCTCGACCGGTCCCGTGAACTCGAGGTCCTGCGAGAGGTAGACCGTCACGCCGGGAAAGCGGGCCAACGCGGCGCTAATCGTCCCGGCGACGAGCGTGCCGTGGGCGATTCGGCCGCCGAACTGCGTTTCCTCGGCGAACTCGGACTCGAGATGGAGCCGGTTGGCATCGCCCGAGACCTGTGCGAACGCGGTGACGTCCGTGTCCGCGATCGGCTTCCGAAAGCGAACGTAGTCGCCGACACCGAGTGCGTCGGCATCGTCGGTCGAGCGTTCCATGGTCCAGTTCTCGTCGCCGAACGCGATTTCGCCGACCGCCCCCGAGGTCGTCGTGTCTGTGTCGGACGAGGGTTCGCGCGAGCGCGTCAGCCCCATTGCCGCGAAGAGGGCGTTGTTGGCTTCGACGTAGCTGTTGAAGACGTGTTTCGAAACACTACTCCAGTGGTCAGTCGGTGGTACGGGGTCGACGCTGCTGGCGTCCGGGCGTTGGCTACTCATAGGCCAAGGGTGTGCTCAACTAGCGGTGCCGTCGCCTTTGTGGTGGTGCCAAATCACATTGGAACGACCACGACTCGTGTGACCCCCATCCGATCTCGGACTCTCAACCGACCGCTCCGATTCGTGGTACCGGGCCACTCCGGTGGAGCAACCGGACCCGACTCGAGCCGAGACCGCTGTTCGATGACTGGTGCCGGCTAGGCCGCGGAGAGGGAGTCGAGAAAGTCAGCCGCGGTCGCGTTGAACGCACGCGGGCGGTCCTGATTGACCAGATGGCCCGAGTTGGCCAGTTCCACGCGTGCGCCGTTGGCGACCGCTGCGGCGATCTGTGCACCCTGTCGCTTGACGAGCGGGGCCTCCTGTTCGCCGTGGACGACGAGCGTCGGCGTCTCGACGCCAGTTAGCTCAGGTGGGTCGTACCGGTAGAGCGCGTCGAAGATTTTGCGATACTCCGCCGATGGGATGTCACCGACAGTGTCGATCGCCTCGGCTCTGACCGCGGAGTCGACCGACAGCCACCGCTGGCCAGTCGTCGCCTGAATCGACTGGAGCATCGACTGGAAGGTCCCCGCCGAGCCCGTCATCGACAGCGATGCGGACACCGCCGGCAGCGGCGACCAGAACGGCTTCATCCCCGTCGGCAGTTCGACCGGCGGCATCGACCGCACCGCCCCGCCAAGGATCGCACCCGCCGCACGATCCGGGTGGCGATCCAGATACTCCTGGACGACCATCGACCCCAGAGAGAGCCCACAGCAGATCGGCCGCTCGACCTCGAGGTGTGAAAACAACGCCTCGAGGTCGTCAGTGAAGAGTTCGATCGAGTACTGGTCGGCGTCAGTTGCGCCGGTGTTGCCGTGGCCGCGAACGTCGAGCGTGATAGTCCGGTACTCGTCGGCGAAGTGTTCGACCTGTGGCTGCCAGGCCGTTCCGTCCATCCACCCGCCGTGGACGAACACCAGCGGCTGGCCGTCACCGGTCGTCTCATAATGGATCGTCCCGTCGTCGAGCTCGAGTGCTGCCATACAGTGGTTGGTGGCTGCTCGCTCTTAGAACACCGGGTTGCGGTAGCACGGACTGAAAACCGGGCTACGAAGGTATGTTTATACGACCGATCCCCGCTTATACTGTCTGACAACAGTCAGTGAACACTCGATCGTGTCTCGAGTTCGATCGATGTGTGAGCCGTGTTGTCCGGCAGTATTAGTCATCGGCTTCGGTTCGAATCCAGCGGTCCCAGACCGAGTCGAATTCGGAGTCGTCTTCGGAGATGCGATCCCACGCCGCGAGACCGCGTTCCTCGCGAGTTCCCGGGACCGTGTTGTCGAGGACGAGCGCCGCAAGTCCGCCGACGGCCATCCCGGTCGAGCCGATGATAAAGATAGTGTCGACGACGGCCTGTGCCGCGGCTTCGACTCCAGCCGCGACAGCCGTGTTCGCGAGGCCGGTCGCGCCGATCATGGCCTCGAGCCCGACGGCGTCGCGGAACGCGATCGTGCTCTCGAAGTTGCCCATGTACGCCGGGATCGCCAGCCCGACGAAGAGGGCGAAGCCGATGATGAAGGTGTTGCGCGAGGAGTCGAGATCGACGTGACGCAGGTTCGAGATGCCAACGGCGACGATCTGGCCGAACATGGCGATAAAGAGTCCGCCGACGATCGGATCGGGGATCGTCGCGATCAATTGTCCGAAGTAGCCGATGAAGCCGACGAACAGCATGACGACGGCACCGATCTGGACGACGTACCGGGAGGCGACGCCGGTCAGGCCGATCGCGCCGATATTTTCAGAGTACGAGGTCGAGCCGGCGGTCCCCATGATTCCCGAAAAGACGTTCATCAGCCCTTCCATGCCGATGCCGTGGTTGATCCGCTTCTCG from Natrinema sp. HArc-T2 encodes:
- a CDS encoding ATP-binding protein; this encodes MESVVSWNRTLSVVGGRRLVVVLGVLYVGLATGLALTELTVGTPLGNVFITSLLIAGPGAVLLYGGYRVPTFDIDPVFYTTIAGWCLSGFAAMIAVLVVYSLQPGEVVDELSTILILTALATVAGFASGIYDAKAKTRTRELEARNRELQATQTELEETVTRLEEVNRKLSESNQRLEHHQAYTDRVLNAIDDIFYVLDPDGTLHRWNESLCEITGYSDSDVASMTALDFIDSNDHERVTSAIAEGFETGSVQLEATLRTSAGEQLPYEFAASRVETPGGEPALAGIGRDVSERMARERELERRASQQQVVADLGQLALETDDLDELMHDASRQVATVLDTDYAKVLDLDDAGEELLLRQGVGWDDGLVGTATVAAVEANSQAAYTLKQDRPIVVEDLETDGRFSGPALLTDHDVRSGISTIIGPVDDPWGILATHDTEPKRFTDEDVSFVQSVANVLAETIERQQYRTDLEDLVVDLEESNKRLEQFAYAASHDLQEPLRMVSSYLQLIERRYGDELDDDGQEFLAFAVDGSERMREMIDGLLQYSRVETQGDPFEPVDLEAVLEDVRKNLQMKIDEHGAEITVEDLPRVEGDDGQLRQVFQNLLSNAIEYSGEQSPRVHVSAERDGTTWTVSVADNGIGIDPDEQDRIFEVFQRLHSRETHSGTGIGLALCERIIERHGGEIWVDSEPGEGATFSFTLPAVGAASDRETGVRSV
- a CDS encoding PQQ-binding-like beta-propeller repeat protein, encoding MTDDSHVTDRRRRTSHSRRQVLQAVGGATVSIAGLAGCLGQGGAGRTDEIPLAETGLEQTVPGGVAQFRHSLERWGYYPDATVPDEVTQDWRFDELNTGSHTAAKASAVPLPDDGVVFPGDTGYLIALDADGEERWRTGTDTEGRGIHGTPAVADGRVYVGAYDGVCYAVNAETGNIDWQTKLGGSIGSSPLYHDGRLVVAVEYPDPEGSTFVVDAETGDVVWEDPEGRPTDHPHSTPAIDLAAGRLVCGSNDGVLYGWSYPDLEFQWSFETEPRDNDGEIKGPIATYDGGAYFGSWDHRVYRVDLEDGSEDWSFETGDLVMSGPAIDPTLDTVFIGSHDSNLYALDAQSGERHWSVETDGWLYGCPTVCDDRVLVGSRGGTVYALEKRTGEIVWTVDNDGIVSSTPRVIDSAIYYAERAPNPPEDGEGPTDEGIDTDGGGYKLVATE
- a CDS encoding MaoC family dehydratase, with the translated sequence MSSQRPDASSVDPVPPTDHWSSVSKHVFNSYVEANNALFAAMGLTRSREPSSDTDTTTSGAVGEIAFGDENWTMERSTDDADALGVGDYVRFRKPIADTDVTAFAQVSGDANRLHLESEFAEETQFGGRIAHGTLVAGTISAALARFPGVTVYLSQDLEFTGPVEIGETVTAACEIIEDLGDDRFRLHTTVVDESDETVIDGEAVVMINELE
- a CDS encoding alpha/beta fold hydrolase — protein: MAALELDDGTIHYETTGDGQPLVFVHGGWMDGTAWQPQVEHFADEYRTITLDVRGHGNTGATDADQYSIELFTDDLEALFSHLEVERPICCGLSLGSMVVQEYLDRHPDRAAGAILGGAVRSMPPVELPTGMKPFWSPLPAVSASLSMTGSAGTFQSMLQSIQATTGQRWLSVDSAVRAEAIDTVGDIPSAEYRKIFDALYRYDPPELTGVETPTLVVHGEQEAPLVKRQGAQIAAAVANGARVELANSGHLVNQDRPRAFNATAADFLDSLSAA